A region of Halorhabdus rudnickae DNA encodes the following proteins:
- a CDS encoding DNA-directed RNA polymerase gives MYKRVRLRDTVEVPPEHLADVTPELVKKLLQDKLEGRMDEDVGSIVSVTEVHDVGEGAVVPNEPGVYYEAEFDALTFDPQMQEVVDGEIVEVVNFGAFVGIGPVDGLLHVSQISDEYLAYDGENQMLASRDSNRTLTVGDAVRARIVTKSIDERNPRDSKIGLTAKQVGLGKHGWLDEERKERAKAAGEN, from the coding sequence ATGTACAAACGGGTTCGTCTCCGCGATACGGTCGAGGTACCGCCCGAGCATCTGGCGGACGTGACGCCGGAGCTGGTGAAGAAACTGCTACAGGACAAACTAGAGGGCCGCATGGACGAGGATGTCGGCAGCATCGTCTCCGTTACCGAGGTCCACGATGTCGGCGAGGGGGCAGTCGTCCCCAACGAGCCCGGCGTCTACTACGAGGCCGAGTTCGACGCACTCACGTTCGACCCCCAGATGCAGGAAGTCGTCGACGGCGAGATCGTCGAGGTCGTCAACTTCGGCGCGTTCGTCGGCATTGGGCCGGTCGACGGCCTGCTTCACGTCTCTCAGATCTCCGACGAGTATCTGGCCTACGACGGCGAGAACCAGATGCTGGCCTCCCGGGACTCCAACCGGACGCTGACCGTCGGCGACGCCGTCAGGGCCCGGATCGTCACCAAGTCTATCGACGAACGCAACCCGCGGGACTCAAAGATCGGCCTCACGGCAAAGCAGGTTGGCCTGGGCAAACACGGCTGGCTCGACGAAGAGCGAAAGGAGCGGGCGAAAGCCGCGGGTGAGAACTGA
- the spt4 gene encoding transcription elongation factor subunit Spt4 — protein sequence MADRYVCRECHRVQDSAEAEICQACGSSSLTEDWAGYVIIAHPANSEIAAEMEVTEPGKYALKVR from the coding sequence ATGGCGGATCGGTACGTCTGCCGGGAGTGCCACCGCGTTCAGGATTCGGCGGAAGCCGAAATCTGTCAGGCTTGCGGGTCGAGTTCACTCACCGAGGACTGGGCCGGATACGTTATTATCGCTCATCCTGCCAACAGCGAGATTGCCGCGGAGATGGAGGTCACCGAGCCCGGCAAGTACGCGCTGAAGGTCCGATAG
- a CDS encoding GTP-dependent dephospho-CoA kinase family protein, whose protein sequence is MTEEPSTPAGSDESDPETEIVLELPDALRPDLKAPLGPVFTDPDALLEGAGDPLIAVGDIVTYHLLEAGRRPDVALVDERTERSAVDDGIRRTVVGDGGSWFDRRIDVANPSATLTASLLEALVDALAAEETTTVLIVYGEEDLATLPAILAAPEGASVVYGQPGEGMVHVAVEEEVRERTASLFDRMDGDPERARELLGISA, encoded by the coding sequence GTGACTGAGGAGCCTTCGACGCCGGCCGGCAGCGACGAATCCGATCCGGAAACCGAAATCGTCCTCGAACTCCCTGACGCGCTTCGGCCCGACCTCAAGGCGCCGCTCGGTCCCGTCTTCACGGATCCTGACGCGTTGCTCGAGGGCGCCGGTGATCCGCTGATCGCCGTGGGTGATATCGTCACCTATCACCTCCTGGAGGCGGGACGACGGCCAGATGTCGCCCTCGTCGACGAACGGACCGAGCGTAGCGCAGTCGATGACGGTATCAGGCGAACCGTCGTCGGCGACGGGGGGTCGTGGTTCGATCGGCGCATCGACGTGGCCAATCCCTCGGCGACGCTGACTGCGTCGTTGCTCGAGGCCCTCGTCGATGCACTCGCGGCCGAGGAGACGACGACGGTCCTGATCGTCTACGGCGAGGAGGACCTTGCGACGCTCCCGGCGATCCTGGCCGCCCCCGAGGGCGCGAGCGTCGTCTACGGACAACCTGGCGAAGGGATGGTACACGTCGCCGTCGAGGAGGAGGTCCGTGAGCGTACCGCCTCCCTGTTCGATCGGATGGACGGCGATCCGGAGCGGGCGCGTGAACTGCTCGGTATTTCGGCATGA
- a CDS encoding amidohydrolase family protein, giving the protein MLELEHGFRVVDVHMRLTPDADRQSGDVPGTPERLEREMHQAGIVRSLVYPTGRAESYLKANNAIARMSVGRPFEALARINGPLDPGDNAGTRLRNLAASRADEHTAPEDVEQYAYDDRFEGFKLHPGRDGLPDEAVFEALESVGLPVIIHGGDAFPPETIAETILEYDFPTVVAHFGGYPLARERMETAIDLLEAHDRCYLDTSFVRFREPLERALREHPDRVLFGSGAPTAHPDVALMEILTLDVPEDAMRRAFTKNPARVFDALAP; this is encoded by the coding sequence ATGTTGGAGCTGGAGCATGGGTTCCGGGTCGTCGACGTGCACATGCGATTGACTCCTGACGCCGACCGACAGTCGGGGGACGTCCCGGGAACTCCGGAGCGCCTCGAGCGGGAGATGCACCAGGCCGGGATCGTTCGGTCGCTCGTCTACCCAACCGGTCGGGCAGAGAGTTATCTGAAGGCCAACAACGCCATCGCCCGCATGAGTGTTGGCCGTCCGTTCGAGGCGTTGGCACGCATCAACGGACCACTGGATCCGGGCGACAACGCCGGGACGCGGTTGCGCAATCTCGCCGCGAGTCGTGCGGACGAACACACCGCCCCCGAAGATGTCGAACAGTACGCCTACGACGATCGTTTCGAGGGGTTCAAACTCCACCCCGGCCGGGACGGCCTTCCGGACGAGGCGGTTTTCGAGGCACTCGAGTCGGTCGGGCTCCCGGTGATCATCCACGGCGGTGACGCGTTCCCGCCCGAGACCATCGCGGAGACGATCCTCGAATACGACTTCCCGACGGTCGTCGCCCACTTCGGCGGCTATCCCCTCGCACGTGAGCGGATGGAAACTGCCATCGATCTACTGGAGGCACACGACCGCTGTTACCTCGATACGAGTTTCGTCAGGTTCCGTGAACCCTTAGAGCGGGCGCTGCGCGAACATCCTGATCGCGTACTGTTCGGGAGTGGAGCACCCACTGCCCACCCTGACGTGGCGCTCATGGAGATCCTTACCCTGGACGTGCCAGAGGACGCAATGCGGAGGGCTTTCACGAAGAACCCGGCCCGGGTGTTCGACGCGCTGGCCCCCTGA
- a CDS encoding glycosyltransferase family 2 protein: MELSVVVPTLDGREQLAGTLDSIAANAPGVEVIVVNGPSTDGTTGMVRDRADVDVLVEIADRSINAARNAGIDRANGEAVALVNQGLSLTEEWLEGLRVGFQTSPVVTGPTHRPVRAGKTTEAVERRTIAGRTVTYVNPGNLAVTRKLIDDLDGFDEYLKIGGARDFSHRVAGTERSISWQPEMAVERVVGADGGSTERDWGWKYRSLSYRLAKNYGLRPAVIGRLYRNAVRDGADALREVFDGDRRASIWLDTGRQVLGGVARGLKDGLAARARDRSERRNPRGRSSRRDRAVSVFEN; this comes from the coding sequence ATGGAGCTGTCCGTCGTCGTCCCGACCCTCGACGGGCGCGAACAACTGGCCGGGACCCTCGACTCCATCGCGGCCAACGCGCCAGGGGTCGAGGTGATCGTCGTCAACGGCCCCTCGACCGACGGGACGACTGGAATGGTCCGCGATCGGGCGGACGTCGACGTTCTCGTCGAGATCGCTGACCGCTCGATCAACGCCGCTCGAAACGCCGGGATCGATCGGGCGAACGGCGAGGCCGTCGCGCTGGTCAACCAGGGACTCTCGCTGACCGAAGAGTGGTTGGAAGGGCTCCGGGTCGGCTTTCAGACGTCGCCAGTGGTCACTGGACCGACCCATCGCCCAGTCCGTGCTGGAAAGACCACCGAGGCGGTCGAGCGCCGGACGATTGCGGGGCGAACGGTGACGTACGTCAATCCGGGGAATCTGGCAGTGACGCGGAAGTTGATCGACGACCTCGACGGGTTCGACGAATACCTCAAGATCGGTGGCGCACGGGACTTCTCTCATCGGGTCGCCGGAACAGAGCGCAGCATCAGCTGGCAACCGGAGATGGCGGTCGAACGAGTCGTCGGTGCCGACGGCGGCAGTACCGAGCGCGACTGGGGCTGGAAGTATCGGTCGCTCTCGTACCGTCTCGCGAAGAACTACGGCCTTCGGCCGGCGGTCATCGGGCGTCTCTATCGCAATGCCGTCCGCGACGGGGCCGATGCACTCCGCGAGGTGTTCGACGGCGACCGGCGAGCGTCGATCTGGCTGGACACCGGTCGGCAGGTGCTCGGTGGCGTGGCACGCGGACTCAAAGACGGGCTGGCGGCCCGGGCACGCGATCGGAGCGAGCGCCGGAATCCCCGTGGCCGATCCAGCCGTCGGGACCGTGCCGTTTCGGTTTTCGAGAACTAA
- a CDS encoding class I SAM-dependent methyltransferase, with amino-acid sequence MKGQEWYQADEIAEAYEDKRFSGGGRLIDHREKEAVLRALGPVEDKRVLEIACGTGRFTVMLAERGADIVGLDISGPMLQQGREKARAAGVDDHLQFFRGDAGRLPFPDDHFDAVLAMRFFHLADTPEAYLSEMRRVGKDVVFFDTFNRFSTRSIYNWALPMGSRLYSRWEVDRLVSTADLTLVNVAHDFVVPYGFYRAIPDGLATAFRSVDQVIGRVPGGDRLASVSYWTCKV; translated from the coding sequence GTGAAGGGACAGGAGTGGTACCAGGCCGACGAGATCGCCGAGGCCTACGAGGACAAGCGCTTCTCCGGCGGTGGTCGGCTTATCGATCATCGGGAGAAAGAGGCGGTACTACGCGCGCTGGGGCCCGTCGAAGACAAGCGGGTCCTCGAAATCGCTTGCGGAACGGGCCGGTTCACCGTCATGCTGGCCGAGCGCGGAGCGGACATCGTCGGATTAGACATCTCGGGGCCGATGCTCCAGCAGGGCCGGGAGAAGGCTCGCGCTGCCGGCGTCGACGACCACCTCCAGTTCTTCAGGGGCGACGCCGGCCGGCTGCCCTTCCCGGACGATCACTTCGACGCTGTCCTTGCGATGCGGTTTTTCCACCTGGCAGACACGCCAGAAGCATATCTCAGCGAGATGCGACGGGTTGGGAAGGACGTCGTCTTCTTCGATACGTTCAACCGGTTCAGCACCCGGTCGATCTACAACTGGGCGCTCCCGATGGGGTCGCGGCTGTACTCCCGCTGGGAGGTCGACCGCCTGGTGTCGACGGCCGACCTGACACTGGTCAACGTCGCCCACGACTTCGTCGTCCCCTATGGATTTTACCGGGCGATCCCCGACGGTCTCGCTACCGCGTTCCGGAGCGTCGATCAAGTGATCGGCCGGGTTCCGGGTGGTGACCGACTCGCGTCGGTCTCCTACTGGACGTGCAAGGTCTGA
- a CDS encoding helix-turn-helix domain-containing protein, whose protein sequence is MSTTVKDGSRTEVVLTDAEFRERLRELPPSAKLVAKVLETDQPLSQGELAEESLLPDRTVRYALNRLEEADLVSARHSFRDARKQVYYRTSE, encoded by the coding sequence ATGAGCACGACCGTCAAAGACGGATCCAGAACGGAAGTCGTCCTCACGGACGCGGAGTTCCGCGAACGCCTCCGTGAGCTGCCGCCGAGCGCGAAGTTGGTCGCCAAAGTCCTGGAGACGGATCAACCCCTCTCGCAGGGCGAGCTCGCCGAGGAGTCCCTGCTGCCCGATCGGACCGTCCGGTACGCGCTGAACCGCCTGGAGGAGGCCGACCTCGTCTCGGCCCGCCACAGCTTCCGGGACGCCCGCAAGCAGGTCTACTACCGTACAAGCGAGTAA
- a CDS encoding YkgJ family cysteine cluster protein: MTLETELAAVRDLDVGVIADAIERIGFECTRCGHCCKGMDEEHTATVFPDEIRAIQDAEGEVWRDVARPMPYGLDDGGDAVSGETFEWALQTDDCGDCTFYDDAGACSIYGDRPLICETYPFSIALADDEATSEPMGSVVDSDGPVRAHECEGLGRDISREDAEELAQALKERAIREHEEAIGVRDNYEPTDVDGVVVHDSEGQKRPDGTALDARE, from the coding sequence ATGACCCTCGAAACCGAACTGGCAGCCGTGCGCGACCTCGACGTGGGTGTTATTGCCGACGCCATCGAGCGGATCGGTTTCGAGTGTACGCGCTGTGGTCACTGTTGTAAAGGGATGGACGAGGAACACACGGCGACGGTCTTCCCCGACGAGATCCGGGCGATCCAGGACGCAGAAGGTGAGGTGTGGCGTGACGTCGCCCGGCCGATGCCCTACGGGCTGGACGACGGCGGCGACGCGGTGAGCGGCGAGACTTTCGAGTGGGCGTTACAGACCGACGACTGCGGGGACTGCACCTTCTACGACGACGCGGGCGCGTGTTCGATCTACGGTGACCGACCGCTCATCTGTGAAACCTATCCGTTCAGCATCGCCCTGGCAGACGACGAGGCCACGAGCGAGCCGATGGGGAGCGTCGTCGATAGCGACGGCCCTGTTCGCGCCCACGAGTGTGAAGGTCTCGGGCGAGACATCTCGCGTGAGGACGCCGAGGAACTGGCACAAGCCCTCAAAGAACGCGCCATTCGAGAGCATGAAGAAGCTATCGGGGTCCGCGACAACTACGAACCCACAGACGTTGACGGCGTCGTGGTCCACGATTCGGAAGGGCAGAAACGCCCGGACGGAACGGCGCTGGACGCCCGCGAGTGA
- a CDS encoding aldo/keto reductase: MDTLQSIGLGTMGIDDPETIARAIELGYSHLDTAQIYDNERVVGQGVERSSLDREELFVATKVWIDKLAPKAVVDSTEASLGRLGMDTVDLLYVHRPRGDYEPAETLPAFDELRDSGHIEHVGVSNFTVPQLERARDHLEAPIFANQVEYHPLYQPEAALEDAREHEYYLVAYSPLANGRAGDIPEVVEIANKHNATPQAICLAWLTAKDNVVAIPKASSEAHLRANLEAADLELDPEDHDAIDGIEREEEIFPE; the protein is encoded by the coding sequence ATAGATACACTCCAGTCGATCGGTCTCGGCACCATGGGAATCGACGACCCTGAGACGATCGCAAGGGCGATCGAACTCGGGTATAGCCACCTCGATACGGCACAGATCTACGACAACGAGAGAGTCGTGGGCCAGGGCGTCGAGCGCTCTTCACTCGATCGAGAAGAGCTATTCGTCGCGACGAAAGTCTGGATCGACAAACTTGCCCCAAAGGCGGTGGTTGACTCGACGGAAGCGAGTCTGGGGCGCCTCGGAATGGACACCGTGGATCTGCTGTACGTCCACCGACCGCGGGGCGACTACGAGCCGGCCGAGACGTTGCCGGCCTTCGACGAACTCAGAGACAGCGGACACATCGAACACGTCGGCGTTTCGAACTTTACCGTGCCACAGCTGGAGCGGGCCAGAGACCACCTGGAGGCCCCTATCTTCGCTAATCAGGTCGAGTATCACCCGCTCTACCAGCCTGAAGCTGCGCTGGAAGACGCTCGCGAACACGAGTACTACCTCGTCGCGTACTCCCCGCTGGCAAACGGCCGTGCCGGTGACATCCCAGAGGTAGTCGAGATCGCCAATAAACACAACGCGACGCCCCAGGCGATCTGTCTCGCCTGGCTCACGGCCAAGGACAACGTCGTGGCGATCCCGAAAGCCAGCAGCGAGGCGCACCTCCGAGCGAATCTCGAAGCCGCCGACCTCGAACTCGATCCCGAGGACCACGACGCGATCGACGGGATCGAACGGGAGGAGGAAATCTTTCCGGAGTGA
- a CDS encoding TRAM domain-containing protein produces the protein MEISEKLLCLFSAEVTDEDDRYVVEVPRREVETGSIDPGDTYRVALISGEAEEADEQPTTEGPPSEPQPPVENGEIRYVEIEDIGKQGDGIARVERGYVIIVPGADVGDRVKVEITEVKSNFAVGEIIEEDI, from the coding sequence GTGGAAATCTCAGAGAAACTCTTGTGTCTGTTCAGTGCGGAAGTGACGGACGAGGACGACCGCTACGTCGTCGAGGTACCCCGCCGCGAGGTCGAGACCGGCTCGATCGACCCCGGCGACACCTATCGGGTCGCGCTCATCTCGGGCGAGGCCGAGGAAGCCGACGAGCAGCCGACGACTGAAGGCCCGCCCTCGGAACCCCAGCCCCCGGTCGAAAACGGCGAGATCCGCTACGTCGAGATCGAGGACATCGGCAAGCAAGGCGACGGCATCGCCCGCGTCGAACGCGGCTACGTCATTATTGTCCCCGGTGCTGACGTCGGCGACCGCGTCAAAGTCGAGATCACCGAAGTGAAGTCTAACTTCGCTGTCGGCGAGATCATCGAAGAAGACATCTGA
- a CDS encoding DUF7123 family protein — translation MSVRPAAGTETEPLSDKQRRILEYLRSNAEDRTYFKSRLIGEELGLSAKEVGTNMTAIADGEFDVSVEKWGYSSSTTWMVEA, via the coding sequence ATGAGCGTTCGTCCGGCTGCGGGAACGGAGACCGAGCCACTCTCGGACAAACAGCGGCGGATCCTCGAGTACCTTCGGTCCAACGCAGAGGACCGGACGTACTTCAAGTCCCGACTTATCGGCGAAGAACTCGGGCTCTCGGCCAAGGAGGTCGGGACGAACATGACGGCCATCGCCGACGGCGAGTTCGACGTGTCCGTCGAGAAGTGGGGGTACTCCTCTTCGACGACGTGGATGGTCGAAGCCTGA
- a CDS encoding winged helix-turn-helix transcriptional regulator, with product MADGEGVDESKRATLRRFAALGAASPLVGLADTGSDSRAPDAIAGYLSRTPGAHFSKIRDDLKLGTGETQHHLRTLLTEDAIESERDGEYRRFFPADRFDTFERTALGYLRRETPRGMIIALLEDPAAAASELAEGLDVSTPTVSKHAARLEAAGLLRREDGYELREPETLLLLVVRYADSFGPDAITFASHADERVSYDS from the coding sequence ATGGCTGATGGTGAGGGCGTCGACGAGAGCAAGCGGGCGACTCTCCGTCGGTTCGCCGCGCTGGGTGCCGCCAGCCCGCTGGTCGGCCTCGCGGACACCGGCAGCGATAGTCGCGCGCCGGATGCGATTGCGGGCTATCTCTCCCGGACGCCGGGGGCACACTTCTCGAAGATCCGTGACGACCTCAAGCTCGGGACCGGCGAGACCCAGCACCACCTCCGGACGTTGCTTACCGAGGATGCCATCGAGAGTGAGCGCGACGGAGAATACCGTCGGTTCTTCCCGGCCGACCGGTTCGACACGTTCGAACGCACGGCCCTGGGGTATCTTCGCCGCGAGACGCCCCGGGGAATGATTATCGCGTTGCTCGAAGATCCGGCCGCCGCGGCAAGTGAACTAGCCGAGGGCCTGGACGTTTCGACGCCGACCGTCAGCAAGCACGCCGCACGCCTCGAAGCGGCCGGGCTTCTCCGGCGAGAGGACGGATACGAACTCCGCGAACCGGAGACGCTGCTCCTGCTGGTTGTACGCTACGCCGACTCCTTCGGGCCAGACGCGATCACGTTCGCTTCCCACGCGGACGAACGCGTCAGCTACGACAGCTGA
- a CDS encoding SPFH domain-containing protein has product MLPITPLQLGGDIFPIVAFVLLAIAVVTVWQMVVITDAYEKKALTVLGEYRKLLEPGINFVPPFVSRTYTFDMRTQTLDVPRQEAITRDNSPVTADAVVYIKVMDAKKAFLEVDDYKRAVSNLAQTTLRAVLGDMELDDTLNKRQEINAKIRKELDEPTDEWGIRVESVEVREVNPSKDVQQAMEQQTSAERRRRAMILEAQGERRSAVEEAQGEKQSNIIRAQGEKQSQILEAQGDAISTVLRAKSAEAMGERAVIERGMETLETIGEGESTKFVLPQELTSLVGRYGKHLTGSDTKTDGEVLEGLDFDAETREMLGLDDIEEILGQIDQEAEVDVEEMEEQAQAVKSGAETADIKDPDEVIEEMDDEFDSGESS; this is encoded by the coding sequence ATGCTTCCGATCACCCCGCTGCAACTGGGTGGGGACATCTTCCCCATCGTCGCGTTCGTACTGCTCGCCATCGCCGTGGTGACGGTCTGGCAGATGGTCGTCATCACGGACGCCTACGAGAAGAAAGCCCTCACGGTCCTGGGGGAGTACCGCAAACTCCTCGAGCCGGGGATCAACTTTGTCCCGCCCTTCGTCTCCCGGACGTACACCTTCGACATGCGGACACAGACCTTAGACGTACCGCGCCAGGAAGCGATCACGCGGGACAACTCACCGGTCACCGCCGACGCCGTCGTCTACATCAAGGTGATGGACGCCAAGAAGGCGTTCCTGGAAGTCGACGATTACAAACGGGCCGTCTCGAACCTCGCCCAGACGACCCTCCGTGCCGTCCTCGGTGACATGGAACTGGACGACACCCTGAACAAGCGCCAGGAGATCAACGCCAAGATCCGCAAGGAACTCGACGAACCCACCGACGAGTGGGGGATCCGCGTCGAGAGCGTCGAGGTCCGGGAGGTCAACCCCTCCAAGGACGTCCAGCAGGCCATGGAGCAACAGACCTCCGCCGAGCGTCGCCGCCGTGCCATGATCCTCGAAGCCCAGGGAGAACGTCGCTCGGCCGTCGAAGAAGCCCAGGGTGAAAAGCAGTCCAACATCATCCGCGCCCAGGGTGAGAAGCAAAGCCAGATCCTCGAAGCCCAGGGTGACGCCATCTCGACTGTCCTGCGTGCGAAGTCCGCGGAAGCGATGGGCGAACGCGCAGTCATCGAGCGCGGGATGGAGACCTTGGAGACGATCGGCGAGGGCGAATCGACGAAGTTCGTCCTGCCCCAGGAACTGACGTCGCTGGTCGGCCGCTACGGCAAGCATCTGACCGGGTCAGACACCAAGACTGACGGCGAAGTCCTCGAAGGGCTGGACTTCGACGCCGAAACCCGCGAAATGCTCGGTCTCGATGACATCGAGGAGATCCTCGGCCAGATCGACCAGGAAGCCGAAGTCGACGTCGAGGAGATGGAAGAGCAGGCCCAGGCAGTCAAGTCCGGTGCCGAAACCGCCGACATCAAAGATCCCGACGAAGTGATCGAGGAGATGGACGACGAGTTCGACAGCGGCGAGTCGTCCTGA
- a CDS encoding zinc-dependent alcohol dehydrogenase family protein has protein sequence MRAAVMEEYQEPLVIDDVADPEPDPNGAVARIDSVGVCRSDWHAWQGHWDWIDYRPDPPHVLGHEPVGTIIEVGEDVETVEVGQQVAIPFNLGCGHCHLCRTGHENICENHQGLGFTVSGAFAEQVHIPTADVNAVPLPDSIDPKTAAGIGCRFMTSYHGVAHRADVGRGEDVVIYGLGGVGLSGVQIADALGANVIGVDLEDRKLEKAEELGAVATVNAAETDPVAEVRAITDGGAAVSVDALGIAETTKNAVNSLAKNGRHVQLGMTTEEESGEIPLPVDRFVSSEIDFYGSLGLQPSHYPEMLDMIESGKLDPTALVSETISLDDIPETLAAMSDFDTVGLPVCNDF, from the coding sequence ATGCGTGCAGCTGTCATGGAAGAGTACCAGGAACCGCTCGTAATCGACGACGTGGCGGATCCGGAGCCGGATCCGAACGGCGCCGTCGCACGGATCGACAGCGTCGGCGTCTGCCGGAGCGACTGGCACGCCTGGCAGGGTCACTGGGACTGGATCGACTATCGACCGGATCCGCCGCACGTCCTCGGGCACGAACCGGTGGGCACCATTATCGAAGTCGGCGAGGATGTCGAGACCGTCGAAGTCGGTCAGCAGGTCGCGATCCCGTTCAACCTCGGGTGTGGGCACTGTCATCTCTGTCGGACTGGACACGAGAACATCTGTGAGAACCACCAGGGGCTCGGATTTACTGTCTCCGGTGCCTTTGCCGAGCAGGTCCATATCCCGACGGCGGATGTCAACGCCGTGCCGCTGCCGGACTCGATCGATCCGAAGACGGCGGCCGGCATCGGCTGTCGGTTTATGACCTCTTATCACGGGGTTGCTCATCGCGCTGACGTCGGTCGTGGCGAGGACGTGGTCATCTACGGACTCGGGGGAGTCGGGCTCTCTGGCGTCCAGATTGCCGATGCCCTCGGTGCCAACGTCATCGGTGTCGACCTTGAGGACCGAAAGCTCGAGAAAGCCGAGGAACTCGGCGCAGTCGCGACGGTCAACGCCGCCGAGACCGATCCAGTTGCGGAGGTTCGGGCCATCACTGACGGTGGGGCGGCTGTCTCCGTCGACGCACTAGGTATCGCCGAGACCACGAAAAACGCCGTCAACTCTCTGGCAAAGAATGGCCGACACGTCCAGCTTGGGATGACCACCGAAGAGGAAAGCGGGGAGATTCCCTTGCCGGTCGACCGGTTTGTCTCCAGTGAAATCGACTTCTATGGGTCCTTGGGGCTCCAGCCTTCACATTACCCGGAGATGCTCGATATGATCGAGAGCGGGAAGCTTGACCCCACGGCGCTGGTCTCCGAGACGATCAGCCTCGATGATATTCCGGAGACGCTCGCTGCGATGAGCGACTTCGACACGGTTGGGCTCCCGGTCTGTAACGACTTCTGA